The genomic window GAATAAACACTTTCATGCCTCTGCACAGAATGGAGTTTTGAGCCTCTGGTTCTTTGGGCAAGATCTTGCTCCTAACTTTGGTGGCTTTCCCACTGCAGAACAACCCAGGAAACTGGATTCATCCAAGCCCACCTTTGGTTCCCCTAGTTCCTTTAGGGTCAGTGCCCTGTGCTGATTGGGATCACTGGGGAGTCTGGGCTGCCTGATCGTGTCAGGGGACAGAGTACCCCAGTATCCGTCCCTGCTGAGATTGTAAAGCCAGGCCCAACTAGCAGCCCTTCTAGGTTGAGCCATCTTCTGGCCCTGTCCACCTAACATTCACTCCAGCTACATGGGAGGGAGAAGCTGAAAAAAACTGAAGTAGGACCTTTCttagaagaagaaggggaaattGTGGCATGGCAGACGGGCAacaggcctggagtcgggaagagctctgttcaaatgtgacctcaactACTTCTGGGCAAAttttagccccaattgcctagtccttaccactcttccgccttagaatcaattctaagccaaaaggtaaggcttttaaaaaaaggagggggagattTTACTTCAAGTCCCATAACATTAGTACTAGAAGGAATcttctcatcatttttttctttttttccataagAGCTCTCATGAAGTCATTCCTGTATAGGaatgttataatatataataggaaAGGAAGCCCAGAGGAAAGCATTGTACCGATAATGCCACTTTTAGGAAGGCTTGCATATCCTGGTGATAACTCTGTGAAAGGAGTCGGTATGAACctgctttatttttgttattagcccaattaagtattttttctaattaagtatgAATTCacttattggtatttaactagggccattttacaggtgaggaacacTAAGGCCAAGAAGTAAAGCATCTTGTGGAGAAGCTAGTGATTAGCAATCCGTTTGATTCCATGATGCTGTTCAGCACCATGGACCAAAATTATGAGAAATGCACATGTTTTTGGAAAGAAGTCTTCCACCAAGGAGCAGAGTTGGTTGGAATTCAATCATAAAGCGTTTTTTAAGTACTTCCCATGAGCCAAGCCCTGAGGGTGCAACAAAGAAAAGGGAATCCGCCTCTCCCCTCCTGCTTCGCAGGCAAGGTGGGCGATGCCGGAGTCACCAGCACGGACACTTCCAGCCTTCCCCACCCCCGTCCCCTCTCTCTTGCTGCCCGGGGTGAGCTGGCACCCGGATCTTCACCCCGTCCCACTCCGTGCACGGGCCCATGGCCCCCTTCTTCACGGCCTCGTAGATGTCGCGGGTGAGCAGCTGGACGGCCAAGCCCACGTTGCTGTCGCTCTTGGCGGAGGTCTCCACGTAGCGGGCCCCCAGCGAGGAAGCCAGCTCCGCCCCTTCCGCCGGCGTCACTTGTCTCTCGGCCACCAGGTCGCTCTTGTGCCCCACCACTAGGAAGATGATGTCAAAGGGCTTCACTTTGTCCAGGACCTCCTGGTGCCATCGGGGGATGCTCTCAAAGGATGCTCGGTTGGTGATGTCGAACAGCAGCAGCCCCCCGGCCGAGTTCCGGTAGTAAGACCGAGTCACCGACCTTCATCAGCGGAAAGAAACCAGTCACACGGCTGGGTTAAAGAAAGGGCGGGCGGGTTGGGAGGCTCTGGCTGGGGCAGTGAGGGAGCGTGGAGGATAGAGCACCACCCCTGAAGCAGGAAAGCCTCGGACACAGCCTagccgggtgaccctggacaagtcactgaactccgattgcctagcccttgtcttgAACGGATACTAGGACAGAATATACAGgtttgaaagggaaaagaaaggaactaGCCCAAGAAGGGCGACAGACCTCCTCCCACAGCTTCTGCGGATCTCCTTACCTCGTTCCCCAAAGTTCTCACCTATCAAAGAGGCGTGATCATACCTTCCCTGCCTCACGGGCCTGAAGACAAAACATCATAATTTACCTTTATCGGACGTGTTATATTTCAGCTCATTTGGTCCTTGCAACAATCCCCTGAGGTTTGGTGCTATTATCCCCACGGAGGCTCAGAAACCCTGAATGCCTCCACCAGGGCGATGCATTCAGTGAGGAGGCAGAATAGTAGGGTGGCTCTGAAatcagaagttctgggttcaaatcttgattacccatgtgaccttgggcaagtcacgacTTCTTGGCGTTTGGTTGCCAGGTCTTGGAAATGACGGGACCAGATTAGCTAAGACTCCTCTCACGTTGGTCCCTCCCTGCTCCTCCTGCTGACTCCTGGACGTTCTACAAGTCCCTACTAAAATCTCAtgttctccaggaagccttccccagccCCTCTTAATAATTCTCTTCCGTTTATCCTTTACATGTCTAATCTAGAAGATAGAGagattacataaaatataataaatatagatagataaaatgtggtaaaaaaaaaaatatatatatatatatacagatatttgcatgttgcctcccctGTTAGATTGTAACTCTTGAGGGCAGGAGACTTAAGCCcttcccttcagtcttagaatcaatactaagtgtcagttcccaggcagaagagctaggcaattgggtaaagtgacttgcccagggtcactcagctaggcagtgtctgaggtcatatttgaacccaggaccttctaaactttaggacctcctgtctcaatccactgaatctcCCAGATAGCCCTGACTCTCCActctcttgactttttttttaaattcacagtaatttaataaatgttgattatgaggggatgtggcaaagtagggacattaattcattgctggt from Monodelphis domestica isolate mMonDom1 chromosome 4, mMonDom1.pri, whole genome shotgun sequence includes these protein-coding regions:
- the LOC100020820 gene encoding ras-related protein Rab-39B-like, with translation MDALWQYQFRLILLGDSTVGKSSLLRRYTEDVFVDCLDQTVGVDFYVHFVEVEPGIQVKLQFWDTAGQERFRSVTRSYYRNSAGGLLLFDITNRASFESIPRWHQEVLDKVKPFDIIFLVVGHKSDLVAERQVTPAEGAELASSLGARYVETSAKSDSNVGLAVQLLTRDIYEAVKKGAMGPCTEWDGVKIRVPAHPGQQERGDGGGEGWKCPCW